AGCAGGGTGGTGGTGGGGAAGGCCAGATCAGAAACCGATGCTGTTGTCACCGTTGCGGCCCCACACCACCATGGCGATCGAGAAAGTGAAGATGGCCGCAAGGGCGGACCAACCAAGGGTGATCAACATCGGGCCCGGTTCAAGACTCCCGGCATGTTACCTACGCTGGGGACCGGCAGCCGCTGCAGGCCCATGGTCGTCGCCCCCTCGAGAAGTCCCGCACCGATCGCCCAGCGCCGGTCCGCGCCCTACCCCAGTGTCAACGTGATCGTGCTCGACGACGACGTCAACACGTTTCAGCACGTGGTCGCGGTGCTCGTGCGCCATCTGCCCGGCATGCAGCCCGACCGGGCCTGGGAGCTGGCCCACCGCATCGATGGCGAGGGATCTGCGGTGGTCTGGAGCGGACCGCTCGAGCAGGGGGAGCTGTA
This genomic stretch from Cyanobium gracile PCC 6307 harbors:
- the petN gene encoding cytochrome b6-f complex subunit PetN, translated to MLITLGWSALAAIFTFSIAMVVWGRNGDNSIGF
- the clpS gene encoding ATP-dependent Clp protease adapter ClpS, with translation MVVAPSRSPAPIAQRRSAPYPSVNVIVLDDDVNTFQHVVAVLVRHLPGMQPDRAWELAHRIDGEGSAVVWSGPLEQGELYHQLLSAEGLTMAPLGHG